The Engystomops pustulosus chromosome 1, aEngPut4.maternal, whole genome shotgun sequence genome has a window encoding:
- the LOC140076475 gene encoding caspase-3-like, translating to MADPQNGTHTAQDNTDAGPFVSSHHVNVKGGMIKDQPSKFAHHFSYKMDYPEMGLCIIFNNKNFHPSTRMGMRNGTDLDASRLYNTFKSLGYKVDVYNDQKCADIYGRLKKVSEDDHSNRSSFVCALLSHGEDGKLYGVDDCLPIKNLTSLFRGDRCKTLVGKPKLFFIQACRGTDLDPGVETDSGGESSEETYRIPVEADFLYAYSTVPGYYSWRNTVNGSWFIQSLCEMLKLHGRSLELVQILTCVNHMVALEFESGSNHIEFHAKKQIPCVVSMLTKSLRFP from the exons ATGGCAGACCCCCAGAATGGCACCCACACAGCGCAGGATAACACTGATGCCGGGCCATTTGTATCCAGCCACCA TGTAAATGTGAAAGGTGGTATGATAAAAGACCAGCCATCAAAATTTGCTCATCACTTTTCCTATAAGATGGACTATCCAGAAATGGGATTGTGTATTATTTTTAACAACAAAAACTTTCACCCATCTACAA gaaTGGGAATGAGGAACGGCACTGATCTGGATGCCAGCCGACTCTATAACACCTTCAAATCTTTAGGATACAAGGTCGATGTATACAATGATCAAAAATGTGCTGATATCTATGGACGTCTTAAGAAAG TATCTGAGGATGACCACAGCAATAGAAGTTCATTTGTGTGTGCACTCCTGAGCCATGGAGAGGATGGGAAGCTGTATGGAGTGGATGACTGTTTGCCTATTAAGAACCTGACAAGTCTTTTCCGTGGCGACCGCTGCAAGACCTTAGTGGGAAAACCAAAATTATTCTTTATCCAG GCTTGCAGAGGCACAGACCTTGATCCAGGAGTTGAAACAGACAGCGGTGGTGAATCCTCTGAAGAAACATATAGAATCCCGGTTGAAGCGGACTTCCTCTATGCTTATTCTACTGTCCCAG GCTATTACTCATGGAGAAATACAGTGAATGGCTCCTGGTTTATTCAGTCACTATGTGAGATGCTAAAATTACACGGCAGAAGCCTTGAACTTGTGCAGATCCTCACATGTGTAAATCATATGGTGGCGCTGGAATTTGAATCTGGCTCCAATCACATAGAATTTCATGCAAAGAAGCAGATCCCCTGTGTGGTGTCCATGCTCACAAAGTCACTGCGCTTTCCATAA